GTCCATGTCTTCTTTTCTTTGCTCTTCTATATAGTCAGCAAAATTTGTGAGTAACTGTTGAGTGTAAAGCTGTTGTTGTTCAGTACCTTCCTTCCAATAGGTTTGCATCATTTGCATATTACTTTCTTGTAATCCGGTGAGGTAATTATTGATTAGCTTTTTATTTTGTTGGCTTTGCAGAGATAAATACTTCTCTAACTCCTGTTTATCTTCTTTTCGTTCTACATCCAATTTATCTTCATAGTTGGCCAAAGCAACATTTACCATTTGTTGGATTTCTGATTTATCAAGTTGTGGATTGGATTGATTTTCATGTGTAAATGCAATTTGAAATCCACTGGTTTGCTTACTTATTTGCAGACCTGTGAATTTTCCTGCAATCATTAATAGTAGCAGGGAAGCTGCAATGGATAAAAACCATTTAAGAGCAGTTTGACCATGCTGTTTTTCAGTGCTTTTTTGTACATTAAAAAATGGAGGTGCACTTACTTTTTCATCTTCCCAGTTTCCCAATACATTTTTACCACTCTGAAAAGCTTTTAATTCTTCTTTTAGCTCATGGTTCTGAGCCAACTCCTTTTCAAATGCTTCCTTTTCTATTGAACTCATCTCATCATAGAGATAGTCCATCATTTTCGCTTTCCAATCTTCAGTTTTCATATCTTAAACTTTTTTCTGTAATGTTTTCTTTTGCTAATAATTTCCTCATATGGGAAAATGCATAGTACAATCTTGATTTAACTGTGTTTTCAGAAGTATTCAATGCCTCCGCTATTTCCCTAAATTTCAAGCCTTCATATTCTTTCATAATCAATACTTCCCTTTGATCTTTGCTGAGTTGCTGCAGACATTTTGTCAAAATATCTCCCAATTCTCCTTGCAAATAGCTTTGCTCAGGATTGCTTTCTCGTGGTTTCGAAACTTCCCATGCAGGGCTACTATCTTCCTCTTGTTTGGATAACAACTGATCAAAACTGAGCCATCGGTGTCTTTTTCCTTTTCTACTTTCTTGCCTACAAATATTCGTGACAATAGTGTAAATCCAGGGTTTGAACTTATCGCATTCTTTTAATTGCCCAATCTTATGATGCATGGCAATGAAAGTCTGCTGTGTTGCTTCTGAGGCTAAATCAGCATCGCCAAAATATTTGAAAGCATAATTATAAATACGCGGATACCACTCCCTTACCAATTCGCTCTGGGCGTAAGTGTCTCCTGTTTGAGCTTGTGATATTAAATCTTCGTTTTGCACCGCGTACATCTTGTTCAATTCAATTTATGACTTATTTGAATCTATGATGAAGGGTAAGAAGAAAAAGTTTTAACTCGGCTAAATTATTTTTAAAGTATACAGCATTTTCCATCCATTAGTTCAACCAATAAGGCAATCGGTTTAGAAAAACAGTTTGAATAAAATGATTGGTTAGTTATGATAGAAACCGTATCTTCAAATAAAGTAAGTAGCCGTAACTAATGCCATTGGACAAAAAATACCTCAAACTCCTTTCTGAAAAGTACCCAAATAAATTATCGGTTTCTACAAAAATAGTTTCATTAAGTTCAATCTTGAATTTAACCAAAGGGGCTGAGATATTCATTAGTGATGTTCATGGTGAACATGAAGCGTTCCAACATCTAATGCGCAATGGATCAGGCGTTATTAAACAGAAAATTGAGGAGCTTTTTACCTGTGAACTTTCAGCAAATGATTTGGCGCAATTGGCGACACTCATCTACTATCCTCAGGAAAAGCTAGAGTTAATCAAGGAAAATTCCGAAAATCTAAAAGCGTTTTATCTCAAAACAATTGTCAGATTAATCCAATTAACAAGAGATTTTGCTTCTATCTATGCAAGCAAAAAACTGAAGAGCTTATTACCAGAGGGCTTTAATGAAATTATTACTGAATTAGTGGCAGAACGAGATTTGGGTGATGAGAATGATTATTATGAGCATCTTATCAATAGTATTATCGAAATTGATCAAGCTGATGAATTAATTATCCAATTGTCATTTTTCATTCAAAAATTAGCCATACATAAAGTCCATATTATTGGTGATGTTTATGACAGAGGCCCAGGTGCAGAAATAATTATGGATGAGCTAATGAATCATTATTCGGTTGATTTTCAGTGGGGCAATCATGATATTGTGTGGATGGGTGCAGCATGTGGTTCAGAAGCCTGCATAGCCAATGTCCTTCGATTATCTTTAAGGTATGCCAATACCAACACTCTGGAGCGAGGCTATGGAATCAACCTATTGCCTTTGGCATCCTTTGCGCTAGAGTACTATAAAAATGATAAAGGTATTATTTTCAATCCAAAAGTAGCTCCTGATGAAATCCACAGCAGCTCAGAAGAATGGTTGAATCGGCTGATGCACAAGGCCATATCTATTATTCAATTCAAGTTGGAGCATCAGCTCGTAAAACGCAGACCTGAATTCGGTATGAATGACAGACTATTTATGTCTGAAATAGATTTAAGAAATGGGAAAGTAAAAATAGAAGGAAAATCTTATCCCTTAAAAGATCGGTATTTTCCAACTCTAGAAAATGGTAACCTTACCAAATTGCATCCTGAGGAAAGATTTTTAATGGATCAATTAGTAGAATCATTTCAAAAGAGCACTAAACTTCAAGCCCATGCTAAGTTTCTTTTTGAGAAAGGCAGCATGTATAAAGTTACCAATAAGAACTTATTGTATCATGGCTGTATTCCCTTGAATTCAAATGGTCTCTTAAAAGCAGTTCGAATCGACCACAGATCTTATAAGGGTAAAGCATTAATGGATTATTTTGATAAGCAAGTTCAATTAGCTTTTGCAGCCCGAAACGAATCCGAAGAAAAACTTAAAGGCGTAGATATTCTTTGGTACTTATGGGCTGGTCCAGACTCCCCAATTTTTGGGAAACATAAAATGGCAACATTTGAACGTTATTTCATAGAAGACAAAAGTATTCAGATCGAAAATAAGAACTACTATTACAACTACCGTGATAATGCGGAGACTTGTAAAATGATTTTGGAAGATTTTGGCCTCGGGTCTGAAGCTGTGATTCTAAATGGTCACGTTCCGGTTTCTGTAAAAGAAGGAGAAAGTCCTATAAAGGGAGCGGGAAGGCTAGTCGTTATTGACGGTGGATTTTCAAAGGCCTATCAAGATCAAACAGGAATAGCGGGATTTACTTTGATGCATAATTGCTACGGTAGACAGTTAATTGCACACGAAACTTTTGAAAGCCAGAAGATCGCAATAGCCGATGAAAAAGATATTGCTTATAGCGAAGTTTTTCTTGATCAATCAGAAAGCAAACAACGGATCAGAGACGTAGATGATGGGAAAAATATAAAAGAACGAATCGCTGATTTGAAGGAATTATTACTTGCATACAGGACTGGAGAACTAAAAGAGAAGACTATTTAAAGACTATCTTTTGGGATAAAATATACTCACAAACTACATATCATCAATATTTTATATGACCAATATTTAAAATTTCAATAAATAATTAGATAAATACATACGATCAAGGCCAAGTCGTTTCCGTTTGAAAGATTAAAACGATTGGAGATGGAAAATCAAATTTTAAAAAAAGAAGATTTGGCTAATGTTCATTTTACAGTTAATGAAGCATTCAGCGATGTCACCAAGAAAAAACATTTAATGTCAGATTTAATTAGGGCCCAGTCTTTAGGAAACCTTGAAAAAACTAAAGTTAAAATCACTTTTCATTTACAAGACGGAGGAAAAGGAGAAGTTGAAACCACTGTTTGGGGAGTTGGTGAACACCACCTTATGCTGAAGGGTGGTATTCACATCCCAATTAGAGCAATAGAAAGTGTTAATACGATTTAAAAATCTTCATTTAAACTCATTAACCTCATCGCTTAAATCGTACACTTTAGCCGTGGGTAATTTACTTTTAATAATGCTAAAACCAGCTGCTGAACGGTACCCACCCGCACAGTGCACAATAACGGGTTTCTGAGTATCAATTTCATTTACTCTTTCTCGTAATTCTGGTAGTGGGATATTAAGAGCTGAATCAAAAAACTTTCCATCAGCAACTTCCGATTTATTTCTGATATCAATTATGGTGTAAGCATCTGGGTTATTTTTGAAATCCTCAAGATTTACTGATGCATCTGTTACTATTTCCCCTTTTGGATTAATTACTCCTGCTACGAGATTAGACTCATACCCTATTTTAGCAGCTCTATAAATTGCAAACTCCAATTCATTTTCGTTTTCTGCTATTAAATAATACTCCTCCTCTGGACCAACAATCGAACCCAACCATGTTTCAAATTTATCAGCCTCCTGATTCTGAATATTAATGGCACCTTTTAAATGACCTTTCTTAAAAGCCTCTTTGGCTCTTGAATCTATAATAATTGATCCCTTTGGAATCTCTATTGCCTCTTTTCTACTGGCATTCTTAACGGACGTTTCAAGTTCCGCTGCTCCTTTTCGGTTGACTTCAACACTATTCGGAAAATATTTTGGAATAAAGGATTGTCCTTCTAAAAAAGCATCAACAAACTTATCTTTATCCTCTATCTGGAAAGCCCAATTATTAGCCTTTTCATTAGCTATAGTACTGCTCAACTCACTACTCATGTTTTTACCACAAAGTGATCCCGCACCATGAGCAGGATATACAATTGTTTCATCTGATAATTCTGAGAAGACATTATTTATTGTATCGTACATCATGCCCGCCAAATCTTTCCCGCTTACCTGAATATTCCCAGCTCCTTCTCTCAGGTCGGGACGGCCTACATCACCCACAAATAAGGAATCACCTGTGAACACAGCCTTTTGCTTTCCATTTTCATCTAGCAATAAATATGAATTATGATCAGGTGAATGTCCAGGTGTAAATAGTGCTTTAAATGTAACATTACCAATTTTCACATGATTTCCGTGACCCATATGTTTGAAGTCATAATTCACACCCACTTTTTCATTTATAAATATCTCTGCTCCGAACTTTTTCTGCAGCTCTAAATGGCTACTGATAAAATCAGCATGCGGATGGGTTTCAAACACCGCTACAATCTTTGCATCATGTTGATCGGCAAAATCTAAATAAGGCTTTATATCTCTCGATGGATCAATTAATGCCACCTTACCTTCACTTTCAATTGCAAATGAACCCTGAGCTAAAGCCTCGTCATAAAAATGTTTAATATTCATAATCACTCTTTTTCTTTAATATTTCGAACGGAAATAAGCTGACAGGGATAGTAACTTTGGTTACAAACAAAATAGCTTGCTTTTAAATTAACAAGTATCTATTTGAAAGGATTTCAGTTAGAGAAATATATTAATGTAAAATAAAAAGAATTCAAAATATAGCCTAGAATAAGCAACCTTAGCATGCTATGGATTTTTGTTCACCTACAAAAACAATTCTTTCACGATCATGAAAGATCCCATTATTAAGACAAACCATCCAAAACCTTTTTTCAGCTTCTGTCCATCAACTAGGTTAGATAAGTATGAACCAATATAAATACCCGAGCCAGCAATCGCAGTGAAAATCCCTAAAAATATCCAGTCAATATCACTGCCTGATTGAATATCTCCTATAAACCCAATTAGTGATTTTGCGGCTATAATTAAGAGGGAAGTACCAACAGCTTGCTTCATTGGCAATTTTGCTAACACAACTAAAGCAGGAATAATTAAGAAACCTCCTCCAGCTCCAACCAAGCCAGTTAAAGCCCCTACTACTAATCCTTCGATAATTATTAGTGGATAATTATATTTTTTTGGTGCATCTACATCCTTCAACTCTTTTTTTAATGCTTTTTTGTCTTTGATCATTGAGTAGGAAGCAGCGATCATCAACAAGGCAAAAAGTACCATTATCCCAATTGATTTGGTGAATTCAAAACCATTGATTGAAAAGAAGGTATCAGGCAATGCAGGTACCAATAACAAGCGAGTAAGATATACCGAAATAAAAGCGGGAATCGTGAAAACGATCCCTGTTTTGTAATCAACTAATCCTTTTCTAGCATAATTTACTCCACCTAAAAGTGAGCTAAAACCTACAATAAAAAGTGAATATGCCGTAGCCGTGACAGGATTAACTCCTAATAAATATACTAAGACTGGAACCGTCAGGATTGATCCTCCTCCACCAATCAGTCCTAAAGAAATGCCGATAATTGCTGCACTTAAAAATCCTATTATCTCTATCAATGTCATAATATAAATTAAATTTTTGACAAAAGTAGAGGCTGATGCATCCTAAAGGCGTAACAAATGTTACCGCAAAAATTGAAATGTCTGATAAAAGTTCTGTTTTTCGAAATTTTGTAATAAGGTGTTAGTAAACATACAATTTACATTTTTTTCAAATATTTTTTTAGCTTCAGTGAAAATACTTTCTCGCTAGAAAAACTCCATCTTTCAACAACCTTACCGTCTGGATCCACTAGAATATAGGTAGGAAAAGAATCGATCTTATATTGGTGAAGAAGCTTCTCTTTCCCTGTTTCTACTTCCCACAATACTGGCCACGTAATATCTAGTTTTCTTTCACTAGCCA
This is a stretch of genomic DNA from Marivirga harenae. It encodes these proteins:
- a CDS encoding MBL fold metallo-hydrolase, which translates into the protein MNIKHFYDEALAQGSFAIESEGKVALIDPSRDIKPYLDFADQHDAKIVAVFETHPHADFISSHLELQKKFGAEIFINEKVGVNYDFKHMGHGNHVKIGNVTFKALFTPGHSPDHNSYLLLDENGKQKAVFTGDSLFVGDVGRPDLREGAGNIQVSGKDLAGMMYDTINNVFSELSDETIVYPAHGAGSLCGKNMSSELSSTIANEKANNWAFQIEDKDKFVDAFLEGQSFIPKYFPNSVEVNRKGAAELETSVKNASRKEAIEIPKGSIIIDSRAKEAFKKGHLKGAINIQNQEADKFETWLGSIVGPEEEYYLIAENENELEFAIYRAAKIGYESNLVAGVINPKGEIVTDASVNLEDFKNNPDAYTIIDIRNKSEVADGKFFDSALNIPLPELRERVNEIDTQKPVIVHCAGGYRSAAGFSIIKSKLPTAKVYDLSDEVNEFK
- a CDS encoding fructose-1,6-bisphosphatase — its product is MPLDKKYLKLLSEKYPNKLSVSTKIVSLSSILNLTKGAEIFISDVHGEHEAFQHLMRNGSGVIKQKIEELFTCELSANDLAQLATLIYYPQEKLELIKENSENLKAFYLKTIVRLIQLTRDFASIYASKKLKSLLPEGFNEIITELVAERDLGDENDYYEHLINSIIEIDQADELIIQLSFFIQKLAIHKVHIIGDVYDRGPGAEIIMDELMNHYSVDFQWGNHDIVWMGAACGSEACIANVLRLSLRYANTNTLERGYGINLLPLASFALEYYKNDKGIIFNPKVAPDEIHSSSEEWLNRLMHKAISIIQFKLEHQLVKRRPEFGMNDRLFMSEIDLRNGKVKIEGKSYPLKDRYFPTLENGNLTKLHPEERFLMDQLVESFQKSTKLQAHAKFLFEKGSMYKVTNKNLLYHGCIPLNSNGLLKAVRIDHRSYKGKALMDYFDKQVQLAFAARNESEEKLKGVDILWYLWAGPDSPIFGKHKMATFERYFIEDKSIQIENKNYYYNYRDNAETCKMILEDFGLGSEAVILNGHVPVSVKEGESPIKGAGRLVVIDGGFSKAYQDQTGIAGFTLMHNCYGRQLIAHETFESQKIAIADEKDIAYSEVFLDQSESKQRIRDVDDGKNIKERIADLKELLLAYRTGELKEKTI
- a CDS encoding anti-sigma factor family protein: MKTEDWKAKMMDYLYDEMSSIEKEAFEKELAQNHELKEELKAFQSGKNVLGNWEDEKVSAPPFFNVQKSTEKQHGQTALKWFLSIAASLLLLMIAGKFTGLQISKQTSGFQIAFTHENQSNPQLDKSEIQQMVNVALANYEDKLDVERKEDKQELEKYLSLQSQQNKKLINNYLTGLQESNMQMMQTYWKEGTEQQQLYTQQLLTNFADYIEEQRKEDMDYLFAKMELMESDKDLFKIETGQMINSLASNQQEEQAY
- a CDS encoding sulfite exporter TauE/SafE family protein, with the translated sequence MTLIEIIGFLSAAIIGISLGLIGGGGSILTVPVLVYLLGVNPVTATAYSLFIVGFSSLLGGVNYARKGLVDYKTGIVFTIPAFISVYLTRLLLVPALPDTFFSINGFEFTKSIGIMVLFALLMIAASYSMIKDKKALKKELKDVDAPKKYNYPLIIIEGLVVGALTGLVGAGGGFLIIPALVVLAKLPMKQAVGTSLLIIAAKSLIGFIGDIQSGSDIDWIFLGIFTAIAGSGIYIGSYLSNLVDGQKLKKGFGWFVLIMGSFMIVKELFL
- a CDS encoding RNA polymerase sigma factor; the protein is MYAVQNEDLISQAQTGDTYAQSELVREWYPRIYNYAFKYFGDADLASEATQQTFIAMHHKIGQLKECDKFKPWIYTIVTNICRQESRKGKRHRWLSFDQLLSKQEEDSSPAWEVSKPRESNPEQSYLQGELGDILTKCLQQLSKDQREVLIMKEYEGLKFREIAEALNTSENTVKSRLYYAFSHMRKLLAKENITEKSLRYEN